A DNA window from Augochlora pura isolate Apur16 chromosome 9, APUR_v2.2.1, whole genome shotgun sequence contains the following coding sequences:
- the Actn gene encoding alpha actinin isoform X1 produces MNDMEAYGDGYMEPEEEWEREGLLDPAWEKQQKKTFTAWCNSHLRKAGTAIESIEDDFRNGLKLMLLLEVISGETLPRPDRGKMRFHKIANVNKALDYIASKGVKLVSIGAEEIVDGNLKMTLGMIWTIILRFAIQDISVEEMTAKEGLLLWCQRKTAPYKNVNVQNFHLSFKDGLAFCALIHRHRPDLIDYNKLSKDNPLENLNTAFDVAEKYLDIPRMLDPDDLINTPKPDERAIMTYVSCYYHAFQGAQQAETAANRICKVLKVNQENERLMEEYERLASDLLEWIRRTMPWLASRQTDNSLAGCQKKLEEYRTYRRKHKPPRVEQKAKLETNFNTLQTKLRLSNRPAYMPTEGKMVSDINKAWKGLELAEKSFEEWLLSEMMRLERLEHLAQKFKHKADAHEEWTAGKEEMLTSQHFRQCKLNELKALKKKHEAFESDLAAHQDRVEQIAAIAQELNTLEYHDSASVNARCQRICDQWDRLGTLTQRRRQALDEAERILEKIDVLHLEFAKRAAPFNNWLDGTREDLVDMFIVHTMEEIQGLMDAHAAFKATLGEADKEYNSIVGLVREVESIVKQFQIPGGLENPYTTLTALDLTKKWSDVRQLVPQRDGTLQAELRKQQNNELLRRQFAEKANAVGPWIERQLDAVTAIGLGLQGTLEDQLHRLKEYEQAVYQYKAHLEELEKIHQAVQEGMIFENRYTQYTMETLRVGWEQLLTSINRNINEVENQILTRDSKGITQEQLNEFRSSFNHFDKNRTGRLAPEEFKSCLVSLGYSIGKDRQGDIDFQRILAIVDPNNSGYVQFDAFLDFMTRESTDTDTAEQVIDSFRILAGDKPYIMADELRRELPPDQAEYCIQRMPPYKGPNAMPGALDYRSFSTALYGESDL; encoded by the exons ACATTCACAGCCTGGTGTAACTCGCATCTCCGCAAAGCCGGGACCGCCATCGAATCGATCGAGGACGACTTCAGGAACGGGCTGAAGCTGATGCTGCTGCTCGAGGTGATCTCAGGTGAAACCCTGCCGAGGCCTGACCGGGGCAAGATGCGATTCCACAAGATCGCGAACGTGAACAAAGCGCTGGACTACATCGCCAGCAAGGGAGTTAAATTGGTCTCGATCGGAGCAGAGG AAATCGTGGACGGCAACCTGAAGATGACTCTCGGCATGATCTGGACCATAATTCTGCGGTTCGCTATCCAAGACATTTCCGTGGAGGAGATGACCGCGAAAGAGGGTCTGCTGCTGTGGTGTCAGCGTAAAACCGCGCCGTACAAGAACGTCAACGTGCAGAACTTCCATCTGTCGTTCAAGGACGGCCTGGCGTTCTGCGCTCTTATTCATCGTCATCGTCCCGACCTTATCGATTACAATAAGCTTAGCAAGGATAATCCTCTAGAGAATCTGAACACTGCCTTCGACGTTGCTGAGAAGTATCTCGACATTCCTCGCATGTTAGATCCCGATG ATTTGATCAACACACCCAAGCCGGACGAGCGTGCAATCATGACGTATGTGTCCTGCTACTACCACGCGTTCCAAGGTGCTCAGCAG GCGGAGACCGCCGCGAACAGGATCTGCAAGGTCCTGAAGGTCAACCAGGAGAACGAGAGATTGATGGAAGAGTACGAGCGGTTAGCTTCCGATCTTTTGGAATGGATACGTCGAACAATGCCATGGCTAGCCAGTCGTCAGACCGACAACTCTCTTGCCGGCTGCCAGAAGAAGCTCGAGGAGTACAGAACGTATCGTCGCAAGCATAAGCCGCCGCGTGTTGAACAAAAGGCTAAACTCGAAACGAATTTCAATACGCTGCAGACGAAACTAAGGCTGAGCAATCGGCCCGCGTACATGCCGACTGAAGGGAAGATGGTCTCTGATATCAACAAGGCCTGGAAAG GGCTGGAGCTGGCAGAGAAATCGTTTGAAGAATGGCTGCTGTCGGAGATGATGCGGCTCGAGCGTCTGGAGCACCTTGCCCAGAAGTTCAAGCATAAAGCAGACGCCCATGAAGAATGGACCGCGGGCAAGGAAGAGATGCTCACGTCGCAGCACTTCCGACAGTGCAAGCTGAACGAGTTGAAGGCTTTGAAGAAGAAACATGAAGCCTTCGAGTCCGACCTCGCGGCTCATCAAGACCGCGTCGAACAGATAGCTGCTATCGCACAAGAACTCAA CACCTTGGAATACCACGACAGCGCGTCTGTTAACGCTAGGTGTCAGCGAATCTGCGACCAGTGGGATCGTTTGGGCACCTTAACTCAACGCAGACGCCAAGCACTGGATGAAGCAGAACGTATTCTGGAAAAGATTGACGTGCTGCATCTCGAGTTTGCTAAGCGTGCTGCT CCATTCAACAATTGGCTGGATGGAACAAGGGAAGATCTGGTTGACATGTTCATCGTTCACACGATGGAGGAGATCCAAGGATTAATGGATGCTCACGCAGCTTTCAAAGCTACTCTCGGAGAAGCTGATAAAGAATACAATTCGATTGTGGGACTTGTCCGTGAGGTCGAATCCATAGTCAAACAGTTCCAGATCCCCGGAGGTCTGGAGAATCCGTACACGACCCTCACCGCATTG GACCTCACGAAGAAATGGAGCGACGTCAGGCAACTCGTTCCACAACGTGACGGTACACTGCAAGCAGAACTTCGCAAGCAACAAA ACAATGAACTGCTTCGACGACAGTTTGCTGAGAAGGCGAATGCCGTTGGTCCATGGATAGAACGCCAGTTGGACGCTGTTACAGCTATTGGTCTTGGTCTCCAG GGAACCCTCGAGGATCAGTTGCATCGTCTGAAAGAATACGAACAAGCAGTTTATCAATACAAGGCTCATCTCGAGGAATTGGAGAAGATTCACCAAGCTGTACAAGAAGGTATGATCTTCGAGAACCGCTATACTCAGTACACAATGGAAACGTTGCGAGTCGGTTGGGAGCAGCTGTTGACTTCGATCAATCGCAACATCAACGAAGTCGAGAACCAGATCCTCACCAGAGATTCAAAG GGTATCACACAAGAACAGCTGAATGAATTCCGCAGCAGTTTCAACCACTTCGACAAGAACCGAACGGGACGATTGGCTCCTGAAGAATTCAAGTCTTGTCTTGTGTCCTTGGGCTACTCGATTGGAAAGGACAGGCAAGGCGATATCGACTTCCAGCGTATTCTAGCTATTGTCGATCCGAACAACTCCGGCTATGTGCAGTTCGACGCGTTCCTGGACTTCATGACGCGCGAGTCTACAGACACTGACACTGCTGAACAAGTCATCGACAGCTTCCGTATTCTGGCCGGAGACAAG CCATACATCATGGCGGATGAGCTGAGGAGAGAACTACCGCCCGACCAGGCCGAATATTGCATTCAGAGAATGCCGCCTTACAAAGGACCGAACGCAATGCCTGGCGCGTTGGATTACCGTTCGTTCTCCACCGCTTTGTACGGCGAATCCGATctgtaa
- the Actn gene encoding alpha actinin isoform X3 produces MNDMEAYGDGYMEPEEEWEREGLLDPAWEKQQKKTFTAWCNSHLRKAGTAIESIEDDFRNGLKLMLLLEVISGETLPRPDRGKMRFHKIANVNKALDYIASKGVKLVSIGAEEIVDGNLKMTLGMIWTIILRFAIQDISVEEMTAKEGLLLWCQRKTAPYKNVNVQNFHLSFKDGLAFCALIHRHRPDLIDYNKLSKDNPLENLNTAFDVAEKYLDIPRMLDPDDLINTPKPDERAIMTYVSCYYHAFQGAQQVNMRNTAMPDERAVMTYVSSYYHCFSGAQKAETAANRICKVLKVNQENERLMEEYERLASDLLEWIRRTMPWLASRQTDNSLAGCQKKLEEYRTYRRKHKPPRVEQKAKLETNFNTLQTKLRLSNRPAYMPTEGKMVSDINKAWKGLELAEKSFEEWLLSEMMRLERLEHLAQKFKHKADAHEEWTAGKEEMLTSQHFRQCKLNELKALKKKHEAFESDLAAHQDRVEQIAAIAQELNTLEYHDSASVNARCQRICDQWDRLGTLTQRRRQALDEAERILEKIDVLHLEFAKRAAPFNNWLDGTREDLVDMFIVHTMEEIQGLMDAHAAFKATLGEADKEYNSIVGLVREVESIVKQFQIPGGLENPYTTLTALDLTKKWSDVRQLVPQRDGTLQAELRKQQNNELLRRQFAEKANAVGPWIERQLDAVTAIGLGLQGTLEDQLHRLKEYEQAVYQYKAHLEELEKIHQAVQEGMIFENRYTQYTMETLRVGWEQLLTSINRNINEVENQILTRDSKGITQEQLNEFRSSFNHFDKNRTGRLAPEEFKSCLVSLGYSIGKDRQGDIDFQRILAIVDPNNSGYVQFDAFLDFMTRESTDTDTAEQVIDSFRILAGDKPYIMADELRRELPPDQAEYCIQRMPPYKGPNAMPGALDYRSFSTALYGESDL; encoded by the exons ACATTCACAGCCTGGTGTAACTCGCATCTCCGCAAAGCCGGGACCGCCATCGAATCGATCGAGGACGACTTCAGGAACGGGCTGAAGCTGATGCTGCTGCTCGAGGTGATCTCAGGTGAAACCCTGCCGAGGCCTGACCGGGGCAAGATGCGATTCCACAAGATCGCGAACGTGAACAAAGCGCTGGACTACATCGCCAGCAAGGGAGTTAAATTGGTCTCGATCGGAGCAGAGG AAATCGTGGACGGCAACCTGAAGATGACTCTCGGCATGATCTGGACCATAATTCTGCGGTTCGCTATCCAAGACATTTCCGTGGAGGAGATGACCGCGAAAGAGGGTCTGCTGCTGTGGTGTCAGCGTAAAACCGCGCCGTACAAGAACGTCAACGTGCAGAACTTCCATCTGTCGTTCAAGGACGGCCTGGCGTTCTGCGCTCTTATTCATCGTCATCGTCCCGACCTTATCGATTACAATAAGCTTAGCAAGGATAATCCTCTAGAGAATCTGAACACTGCCTTCGACGTTGCTGAGAAGTATCTCGACATTCCTCGCATGTTAGATCCCGATG ATTTGATCAACACACCCAAGCCGGACGAGCGTGCAATCATGACGTATGTGTCCTGCTACTACCACGCGTTCCAAGGTGCTCAGCAGGTCA ATATGCGAAACACAGCAATGCCTGACGAGAGGGCTGTGATGACCTACGTGTCCTCCTACTACCACTGTTTTAGCGGCGCGCAGAAG GCGGAGACCGCCGCGAACAGGATCTGCAAGGTCCTGAAGGTCAACCAGGAGAACGAGAGATTGATGGAAGAGTACGAGCGGTTAGCTTCCGATCTTTTGGAATGGATACGTCGAACAATGCCATGGCTAGCCAGTCGTCAGACCGACAACTCTCTTGCCGGCTGCCAGAAGAAGCTCGAGGAGTACAGAACGTATCGTCGCAAGCATAAGCCGCCGCGTGTTGAACAAAAGGCTAAACTCGAAACGAATTTCAATACGCTGCAGACGAAACTAAGGCTGAGCAATCGGCCCGCGTACATGCCGACTGAAGGGAAGATGGTCTCTGATATCAACAAGGCCTGGAAAG GGCTGGAGCTGGCAGAGAAATCGTTTGAAGAATGGCTGCTGTCGGAGATGATGCGGCTCGAGCGTCTGGAGCACCTTGCCCAGAAGTTCAAGCATAAAGCAGACGCCCATGAAGAATGGACCGCGGGCAAGGAAGAGATGCTCACGTCGCAGCACTTCCGACAGTGCAAGCTGAACGAGTTGAAGGCTTTGAAGAAGAAACATGAAGCCTTCGAGTCCGACCTCGCGGCTCATCAAGACCGCGTCGAACAGATAGCTGCTATCGCACAAGAACTCAA CACCTTGGAATACCACGACAGCGCGTCTGTTAACGCTAGGTGTCAGCGAATCTGCGACCAGTGGGATCGTTTGGGCACCTTAACTCAACGCAGACGCCAAGCACTGGATGAAGCAGAACGTATTCTGGAAAAGATTGACGTGCTGCATCTCGAGTTTGCTAAGCGTGCTGCT CCATTCAACAATTGGCTGGATGGAACAAGGGAAGATCTGGTTGACATGTTCATCGTTCACACGATGGAGGAGATCCAAGGATTAATGGATGCTCACGCAGCTTTCAAAGCTACTCTCGGAGAAGCTGATAAAGAATACAATTCGATTGTGGGACTTGTCCGTGAGGTCGAATCCATAGTCAAACAGTTCCAGATCCCCGGAGGTCTGGAGAATCCGTACACGACCCTCACCGCATTG GACCTCACGAAGAAATGGAGCGACGTCAGGCAACTCGTTCCACAACGTGACGGTACACTGCAAGCAGAACTTCGCAAGCAACAAA ACAATGAACTGCTTCGACGACAGTTTGCTGAGAAGGCGAATGCCGTTGGTCCATGGATAGAACGCCAGTTGGACGCTGTTACAGCTATTGGTCTTGGTCTCCAG GGAACCCTCGAGGATCAGTTGCATCGTCTGAAAGAATACGAACAAGCAGTTTATCAATACAAGGCTCATCTCGAGGAATTGGAGAAGATTCACCAAGCTGTACAAGAAGGTATGATCTTCGAGAACCGCTATACTCAGTACACAATGGAAACGTTGCGAGTCGGTTGGGAGCAGCTGTTGACTTCGATCAATCGCAACATCAACGAAGTCGAGAACCAGATCCTCACCAGAGATTCAAAG GGTATCACACAAGAACAGCTGAATGAATTCCGCAGCAGTTTCAACCACTTCGACAAGAACCGAACGGGACGATTGGCTCCTGAAGAATTCAAGTCTTGTCTTGTGTCCTTGGGCTACTCGATTGGAAAGGACAGGCAAGGCGATATCGACTTCCAGCGTATTCTAGCTATTGTCGATCCGAACAACTCCGGCTATGTGCAGTTCGACGCGTTCCTGGACTTCATGACGCGCGAGTCTACAGACACTGACACTGCTGAACAAGTCATCGACAGCTTCCGTATTCTGGCCGGAGACAAG CCATACATCATGGCGGATGAGCTGAGGAGAGAACTACCGCCCGACCAGGCCGAATATTGCATTCAGAGAATGCCGCCTTACAAAGGACCGAACGCAATGCCTGGCGCGTTGGATTACCGTTCGTTCTCCACCGCTTTGTACGGCGAATCCGATctgtaa
- the Actn gene encoding alpha actinin isoform X2, which translates to MNDMEAYGDGYMEPEEEWEREGLLDPAWEKQQKKTFTAWCNSHLRKAGTAIESIEDDFRNGLKLMLLLEVISGETLPRPDRGKMRFHKIANVNKALDYIASKGVKLVSIGAEEIVDGNLKMTLGMIWTIILRFAIQDISVEEMTAKEGLLLWCQRKTAPYKNVNVQNFHLSFKDGLAFCALIHRHRPDLIDYNKLSKDNPLENLNTAFDVAEKYLDIPRMLDPDDMRNTAMPDERAVMTYVSSYYHCFSGAQKAETAANRICKVLKVNQENERLMEEYERLASDLLEWIRRTMPWLASRQTDNSLAGCQKKLEEYRTYRRKHKPPRVEQKAKLETNFNTLQTKLRLSNRPAYMPTEGKMVSDINKAWKGLELAEKSFEEWLLSEMMRLERLEHLAQKFKHKADAHEEWTAGKEEMLTSQHFRQCKLNELKALKKKHEAFESDLAAHQDRVEQIAAIAQELNTLEYHDSASVNARCQRICDQWDRLGTLTQRRRQALDEAERILEKIDVLHLEFAKRAAPFNNWLDGTREDLVDMFIVHTMEEIQGLMDAHAAFKATLGEADKEYNSIVGLVREVESIVKQFQIPGGLENPYTTLTALDLTKKWSDVRQLVPQRDGTLQAELRKQQNNELLRRQFAEKANAVGPWIERQLDAVTAIGLGLQGTLEDQLHRLKEYEQAVYQYKAHLEELEKIHQAVQEGMIFENRYTQYTMETLRVGWEQLLTSINRNINEVENQILTRDSKGITQEQLNEFRSSFNHFDKNRTGRLAPEEFKSCLVSLGYSIGKDRQGDIDFQRILAIVDPNNSGYVQFDAFLDFMTRESTDTDTAEQVIDSFRILAGDKPYIMADELRRELPPDQAEYCIQRMPPYKGPNAMPGALDYRSFSTALYGESDL; encoded by the exons ACATTCACAGCCTGGTGTAACTCGCATCTCCGCAAAGCCGGGACCGCCATCGAATCGATCGAGGACGACTTCAGGAACGGGCTGAAGCTGATGCTGCTGCTCGAGGTGATCTCAGGTGAAACCCTGCCGAGGCCTGACCGGGGCAAGATGCGATTCCACAAGATCGCGAACGTGAACAAAGCGCTGGACTACATCGCCAGCAAGGGAGTTAAATTGGTCTCGATCGGAGCAGAGG AAATCGTGGACGGCAACCTGAAGATGACTCTCGGCATGATCTGGACCATAATTCTGCGGTTCGCTATCCAAGACATTTCCGTGGAGGAGATGACCGCGAAAGAGGGTCTGCTGCTGTGGTGTCAGCGTAAAACCGCGCCGTACAAGAACGTCAACGTGCAGAACTTCCATCTGTCGTTCAAGGACGGCCTGGCGTTCTGCGCTCTTATTCATCGTCATCGTCCCGACCTTATCGATTACAATAAGCTTAGCAAGGATAATCCTCTAGAGAATCTGAACACTGCCTTCGACGTTGCTGAGAAGTATCTCGACATTCCTCGCATGTTAGATCCCGATG ATATGCGAAACACAGCAATGCCTGACGAGAGGGCTGTGATGACCTACGTGTCCTCCTACTACCACTGTTTTAGCGGCGCGCAGAAG GCGGAGACCGCCGCGAACAGGATCTGCAAGGTCCTGAAGGTCAACCAGGAGAACGAGAGATTGATGGAAGAGTACGAGCGGTTAGCTTCCGATCTTTTGGAATGGATACGTCGAACAATGCCATGGCTAGCCAGTCGTCAGACCGACAACTCTCTTGCCGGCTGCCAGAAGAAGCTCGAGGAGTACAGAACGTATCGTCGCAAGCATAAGCCGCCGCGTGTTGAACAAAAGGCTAAACTCGAAACGAATTTCAATACGCTGCAGACGAAACTAAGGCTGAGCAATCGGCCCGCGTACATGCCGACTGAAGGGAAGATGGTCTCTGATATCAACAAGGCCTGGAAAG GGCTGGAGCTGGCAGAGAAATCGTTTGAAGAATGGCTGCTGTCGGAGATGATGCGGCTCGAGCGTCTGGAGCACCTTGCCCAGAAGTTCAAGCATAAAGCAGACGCCCATGAAGAATGGACCGCGGGCAAGGAAGAGATGCTCACGTCGCAGCACTTCCGACAGTGCAAGCTGAACGAGTTGAAGGCTTTGAAGAAGAAACATGAAGCCTTCGAGTCCGACCTCGCGGCTCATCAAGACCGCGTCGAACAGATAGCTGCTATCGCACAAGAACTCAA CACCTTGGAATACCACGACAGCGCGTCTGTTAACGCTAGGTGTCAGCGAATCTGCGACCAGTGGGATCGTTTGGGCACCTTAACTCAACGCAGACGCCAAGCACTGGATGAAGCAGAACGTATTCTGGAAAAGATTGACGTGCTGCATCTCGAGTTTGCTAAGCGTGCTGCT CCATTCAACAATTGGCTGGATGGAACAAGGGAAGATCTGGTTGACATGTTCATCGTTCACACGATGGAGGAGATCCAAGGATTAATGGATGCTCACGCAGCTTTCAAAGCTACTCTCGGAGAAGCTGATAAAGAATACAATTCGATTGTGGGACTTGTCCGTGAGGTCGAATCCATAGTCAAACAGTTCCAGATCCCCGGAGGTCTGGAGAATCCGTACACGACCCTCACCGCATTG GACCTCACGAAGAAATGGAGCGACGTCAGGCAACTCGTTCCACAACGTGACGGTACACTGCAAGCAGAACTTCGCAAGCAACAAA ACAATGAACTGCTTCGACGACAGTTTGCTGAGAAGGCGAATGCCGTTGGTCCATGGATAGAACGCCAGTTGGACGCTGTTACAGCTATTGGTCTTGGTCTCCAG GGAACCCTCGAGGATCAGTTGCATCGTCTGAAAGAATACGAACAAGCAGTTTATCAATACAAGGCTCATCTCGAGGAATTGGAGAAGATTCACCAAGCTGTACAAGAAGGTATGATCTTCGAGAACCGCTATACTCAGTACACAATGGAAACGTTGCGAGTCGGTTGGGAGCAGCTGTTGACTTCGATCAATCGCAACATCAACGAAGTCGAGAACCAGATCCTCACCAGAGATTCAAAG GGTATCACACAAGAACAGCTGAATGAATTCCGCAGCAGTTTCAACCACTTCGACAAGAACCGAACGGGACGATTGGCTCCTGAAGAATTCAAGTCTTGTCTTGTGTCCTTGGGCTACTCGATTGGAAAGGACAGGCAAGGCGATATCGACTTCCAGCGTATTCTAGCTATTGTCGATCCGAACAACTCCGGCTATGTGCAGTTCGACGCGTTCCTGGACTTCATGACGCGCGAGTCTACAGACACTGACACTGCTGAACAAGTCATCGACAGCTTCCGTATTCTGGCCGGAGACAAG CCATACATCATGGCGGATGAGCTGAGGAGAGAACTACCGCCCGACCAGGCCGAATATTGCATTCAGAGAATGCCGCCTTACAAAGGACCGAACGCAATGCCTGGCGCGTTGGATTACCGTTCGTTCTCCACCGCTTTGTACGGCGAATCCGATctgtaa